The following nucleotide sequence is from Rattus norvegicus strain BN/NHsdMcwi chromosome 13, GRCr8, whole genome shotgun sequence.
tcctgagttcgattcccagcaaccacatggtggctcataaccacctgtaatgggatctgatgccctcttctggtgtctgaagacagcaacagtgtacttatatacataaataaatagataaatcttctttaaaaaaaaaaaaataagagaatgaGACCAGGGCTCCACCGTCCTCTTTAAAACACATTCACAATGAACAGCCCAACATCCAACACTGAGGCCCATGACTTAGGAGACCCCAGTATGTCCCCACAGTGCTGGGGAGTGGGCCTTTAACACGCTGGCCTTTGGGGGGAATTATGAAAGCAGAGAATTAACCACAGTGTTATTTGGTAAAGTCTTAAGATCTGTGAACCACTGAGTACCCAGGCTATAAATCGGAGGCCAAATAATAAAAAACGAAACCATAAAATATTATGAACTAAACATGGAAACCAGAGAACTAAAAACTGAACCATGGCGACAGCTCCCCAGGTGACAAACAGCTACCTGTATTCTTCTGCGAGTCTTCCCACCTAGAATGAGCCCCCCAGAACTGTTTGCTGGGGTAAAGACTTCCAGCTCTGCCTTCCGTCCATGCCTCCCACACCCCAATACCCTCCACAGTAGATGCTAAGGGAGACGAAGAGAGAAACAGCTTATGTTTTTAGAGTATCTACTATCTagcagctagagagatggctcagtggttaagatctcTGAATGCCCTTCCAGAAGacataggttcaattcccagcacccacatggcagatgaCAACTGTCTAACTCCAGGATCTGACACCCTAAACACAGGCATTCATGCGAaccaccaatgtacataaaataaaaaaagctagAAACATAAAAGTATCTTCTATCTTGAGAGAGATTTAAACCAAGAGGGTAATACGTGGGTTGAAGAACCTCCAAAGGGAATGAGGACGATGCACTGACCTATTAAAAAGTCATTTAATGTATACTCCAGATGGCCAATACAAGCTGGTTAGACATTAGCCCTTGAAGCGTTTGTTTATAGTCATATAAAAATGTTCtgccttgttaaaaaaaaaaagtctaacaaAAACATATCCATCGGTGAATGGgcttcaattatttttttttccatttgcatGTCTGTAAGGTAATTAAAAATACGTATGTATGAGTCTGAGTGGTCCATTAGCTGATCAGCTTTGGCAATACACTGCACAGAGGTATACTACCACTGGTTTCCGACATTAGGTTAGCTTTAAGCTTACTGGCGATTCCAACGACTGGAGGCAGCTTGGAGCCCAGTCCCTGGAAAGCATTTGTAGGATTAACTACCCGTTTCCCTGACACCTTGTCCGTGGTGAGGGGCCTGGGTGCAGACTTGCTAATCCAAGGATGTCTTAATGCTTGAGCTGGGGTGAGGCGGGCAGAGGGGTCCCACTGAAGGCACCTTTTCAGAAACTCTATGAACAAGTAGTCATCGCACCCCTTCAGCGCGGCTGCCCAGTCTTTGCTGCCTGGTGGGCCTCGCTTTTTACCCCTGCGTGAGCGGCCCCCGAGAAGCACAACCCTCCCGTCCGTCTGGGTAGTTACGGAGCAGTATCGAGGCAAGCCTTTGGAGTTAATAAAGTACTTGGCACGTTTGGATTGCTCCAGAAGTTTCTGTGGTGGCATTCCTAGCAACTCCATCATGCAGGCCAACTGGTCTCCTTCATCCTCTCCTGGGAACAGGGGCTGTCCTGTCAAAAGTTCTGCGAGGATGCAACCAAAACTCCATATGTCAATTGGCGTGCTGTAGCGGCACCCCAAGATGATTTCCGGGGCTCTGTAGAAACGGGACTGGATGTACGTGTAAAGTTTCTGATACTCAAAACAGCTGGACCCGAAGTCAATGACCTTGGTCGCGCTCCGTCCGTGATGCTTCAGGAGAATGTTCTCAGGCTTCAGATCACAGTGAATGATCTTATTTTTGTGAAGGGCGTCCAAGGACTGCAGGATGGACTGGGCGAACTTCCGGACCAACTGGACGCTGAAGCCCtgaaacttgttttttttaatgagctCGTACAGGTCTATGCTTAGCAACTCAAAGGCCATGCACACGTGGTTCCGGAAGGTGAAGCTTTCTAACATGTGGATGACATTCATGCTCCcagttttgtcttgctttttaaGATGCTCCAGAATCCGGATCTCCTCGGCTGCCTGGCGGTGAAAGCGCTTCTCGTTGCGCACCATTTTCAGGGCCACGTACTGTCGGAGTTTGTGATCGTAGACCCGGGCTACCTGTCCAAAACTCCCCTTGCCAATAATTTTCAGCACCTCATAGCGGTAAGCCAGATGGTCTCGAGGCACGTGGATATAGGCCCCGTCCGCATCGTCGTACCCCCCGTTATTGGGACCACCAATAACTCCTTGCCGCTTCTTGGCATTCGGGCCCACGAAGTAGATTTCTGGGTAGCTGATGATCTCCAGCTTCTCGTAGGCGGTGAGGTGGTGCTTGTACTGCTTCAGAGCTTGCTCAGGAGTCAGCGGGAGCACCTTAGATGGTCTGGATGAGAGGCTGCACTTCACTGTACCCAGGCTGTCTGAACTCTtcccctgagaagcaggagaggaCTTTTCGGAGTTGCTGACGCCATCGGACTGGAGAGTACTGGTTCTTCTGCTGCCAAATTCTTGAAACAGTTGCTCCACCTTCATCACACCCCCACTCACGAAGTGCTGAGTGTGGCCTCTCgtgaatggctcagtggtaatcTGTGCGAGAAGAGAGTGAACACGGTTAATGGACGAGAGACAGGAGGACGGGGAAGGGGCCTTCTCCCTGAACAAGCGACAACCACACACATTGGTATGcttattttaaagttaaaaaacccaagcaagggactggagagatggctcagtggtaagaatgAGAACACAGTAAGTTTAGGTCCTAGTACCTATGTGAAAAGCTACCCATGTGCCTGGAGGCCCAGGGCTAtggggtacagagacagacagtcagactAGCGCCAGATTTACtgacagactctgtctcaaaggaatatgGAGGAGAACATTAGAGCAGGACAGGTGATGGTCTCCTCTGGCTTCGGAAATGCACACAGCCATATGGGGTTCAAGAGGAACATACCCTACAGTCTCatgggtttgaatgcttggcccatagggaggggcactattaggaggtgtggccttgctgaaggaagtgtgtcacagtgggggggcaggctttgaggcctCCTATGCTCAAGTTATATCAGTGTGGTACCCTGTCCCCTTCTGCTCCCCTTGGATCAAGATGAAGAAACTCTCGGCTCCTTCTCTAGCATCACGTCTGCCGGTTTCccgtaatggactgaacctctgaacctgtaaaccagccctacctaaatgtttttctttgtaagagttgccttggtcacagtgtcttttcacagtaataaaaccttAGCTAAGATACTCATGAATTCATAGgcgtgcacatatacatatgcacatatgcttACACCACACAGTATACCACagtcacatacatgcatgcatacatacatacatacatacattcacagaagagataaacagaaagagaaaaagaagaggaagggggaaaaggggagagagagggagggagggagggagggggagagagaggaaaaagcaaagtcccaaataggaaaaaaaaaaagaagcaacagtCTCTGGAGATGCCTTTCATCAATCCTTCGATCCCTTGAACACATCCACCACAGCTCCTACATGTGGCCAGCTTTGTTCTAGCCAGGGTCACTCTTTACTGCCCTTCAGTAAGCTACATTCCTTCTCTTAATTCTTTGAACTGAGAGCCTGTGATGGttttttgaatatgcttggcttgtctcccccatccccacccccactattaggaggtgtggccttgttagagtaggtgtggccttgttagggaaactgttggggtgggctttgagagtctcctcctagctgcctggagacagtcttctcctggcttcctttgaaagtagaactctcaactcttcTAGCACCATGCccgcctggacactgccatgcttcctgccctgatgataatggactgaacctctgaaactgtaagtcagccccactGAATGTCCTTTtcgagagttgccttggtcatggtctcttcacagtgatggaaaccctgactaagacagaagaccTCTTTAGTCC
It contains:
- the Dyrk3 gene encoding dual specificity tyrosine-phosphorylation-regulated kinase 3 isoform X1 codes for the protein MMIDETKCPPYTNTLCNPSEAPVSRRLNITTEPFTRGHTQHFVSGGVMKVEQLFQEFGSRRTSTLQSDGVSNSEKSSPASQGKSSDSLGTVKCSLSSRPSKVLPLTPEQALKQYKHHLTAYEKLEIISYPEIYFVGPNAKKRQGVIGGPNNGGYDDADGAYIHVPRDHLAYRYEVLKIIGKGSFGQVARVYDHKLRQYVALKMVRNEKRFHRQAAEEIRILEHLKKQDKTGSMNVIHMLESFTFRNHVCMAFELLSIDLYELIKKNKFQGFSVQLVRKFAQSILQSLDALHKNKIIHCDLKPENILLKHHGRSATKVIDFGSSCFEYQKLYTYIQSRFYRAPEIILGCRYSTPIDIWSFGCILAELLTGQPLFPGEDEGDQLACMMELLGMPPQKLLEQSKRAKYFINSKGLPRYCSVTTQTDGRVVLLGGRSRRGKKRGPPGSKDWAAALKGCDDYLFIEFLKRCLQWDPSARLTPAQALRHPWISKSAPRPLTTDKVSGKRVVNPTNAFQGLGSKLPPVVGIASKLKANLMSETSGSIPLCSVLPKLIS
- the Dyrk3 gene encoding dual specificity tyrosine-phosphorylation-regulated kinase 3 yields the protein MGGAARERGRKDAALPGAGLPPQQRRLGDGVYDTFMMIDETKCPPYTNTLCNPSEAPVSRRLNITTEPFTRGHTQHFVSGGVMKVEQLFQEFGSRRTSTLQSDGVSNSEKSSPASQGKSSDSLGTVKCSLSSRPSKVLPLTPEQALKQYKHHLTAYEKLEIISYPEIYFVGPNAKKRQGVIGGPNNGGYDDADGAYIHVPRDHLAYRYEVLKIIGKGSFGQVARVYDHKLRQYVALKMVRNEKRFHRQAAEEIRILEHLKKQDKTGSMNVIHMLESFTFRNHVCMAFELLSIDLYELIKKNKFQGFSVQLVRKFAQSILQSLDALHKNKIIHCDLKPENILLKHHGRSATKVIDFGSSCFEYQKLYTYIQSRFYRAPEIILGCRYSTPIDIWSFGCILAELLTGQPLFPGEDEGDQLACMMELLGMPPQKLLEQSKRAKYFINSKGLPRYCSVTTQTDGRVVLLGGRSRRGKKRGPPGSKDWAAALKGCDDYLFIEFLKRCLQWDPSARLTPAQALRHPWISKSAPRPLTTDKVSGKRVVNPTNAFQGLGSKLPPVVGIASKLKANLMSETSGSIPLCSVLPKLIS
- the Dyrk3 gene encoding dual specificity tyrosine-phosphorylation-regulated kinase 3 isoform X2, producing the protein MKVEQLFQEFGSRRTSTLQSDGVSNSEKSSPASQGKSSDSLGTVKCSLSSRPSKVLPLTPEQALKQYKHHLTAYEKLEIISYPEIYFVGPNAKKRQGVIGGPNNGGYDDADGAYIHVPRDHLAYRYEVLKIIGKGSFGQVARVYDHKLRQYVALKMVRNEKRFHRQAAEEIRILEHLKKQDKTGSMNVIHMLESFTFRNHVCMAFELLSIDLYELIKKNKFQGFSVQLVRKFAQSILQSLDALHKNKIIHCDLKPENILLKHHGRSATKVIDFGSSCFEYQKLYTYIQSRFYRAPEIILGCRYSTPIDIWSFGCILAELLTGQPLFPGEDEGDQLACMMELLGMPPQKLLEQSKRAKYFINSKGLPRYCSVTTQTDGRVVLLGGRSRRGKKRGPPGSKDWAAALKGCDDYLFIEFLKRCLQWDPSARLTPAQALRHPWISKSAPRPLTTDKVSGKRVVNPTNAFQGLGSKLPPVVGIASKLKANLMSETSGSIPLCSVLPKLIS